A genomic segment from Bacillus cereus G9842 encodes:
- a CDS encoding YceG family protein: protein MFSRFTLQPYALKDESDLKQFETLLEKRPQYELTENEMKFSYIACRILGVPNDVDEYFNELFDYSEAKGIEVLHEQNLNKVIDSEKLRHIQEVFGLHQEAPNGLTVNRLVAHLSGKQLLPKVDNPDLQHYIHATFISVLKLYEKQHNQSLKTEGFRRFLIDIIKLSENYVAKWFSTINYKKQMPRIVWYGDAQESRIYFLYFLIMLGCDVLYYHPEGKDGFENIDEEGRTFVVSHPGRISLEPFPDRRRERVATVAYQASKEIEQVLHHDNSLLYKPWQFRSYTPVARTLKTTYDELFLITKEKAFVRPTFFVENKHIYIPSLFAKISGVSKNDKEYFQRLKVVTSFDNSLLINTFPFTKEQKANFQYHYRDALDRAGKLHPDLIMNSHWWPHKRLPEGLQHGIAEAIIHTCESEICKPIAKETKQDVALYVFAQLSQIPPNILEQLEKFDYSQDVPKIVIFNNEKSGELTRSDAVLLLFLNQIGVDVFHFNPTGRNDIEPYVEAGAFDSHWLEEVNFDLEFHGSSAYKNLSQTIKGLFRPFL, encoded by the coding sequence GTGTTTTCACGTTTTACACTTCAACCATATGCATTAAAAGATGAATCAGATTTAAAGCAATTTGAAACACTTTTAGAAAAACGCCCACAATATGAGCTGACAGAGAATGAAATGAAATTTAGTTATATAGCATGTCGAATCCTTGGCGTTCCTAATGATGTAGATGAATATTTTAATGAACTGTTTGATTATAGTGAAGCGAAAGGAATCGAAGTTTTACACGAACAAAATTTAAACAAAGTGATTGATTCGGAAAAGCTTCGTCATATTCAAGAAGTGTTCGGATTACATCAAGAAGCACCAAATGGTCTGACAGTAAATAGGCTAGTTGCACATTTATCTGGGAAACAACTTTTACCGAAAGTAGACAATCCTGATTTACAGCATTACATACATGCGACGTTCATTTCAGTATTGAAATTATATGAGAAACAACATAATCAGTCGTTAAAGACAGAAGGTTTCCGTCGTTTCTTAATCGACATAATTAAACTAAGCGAAAATTACGTAGCGAAGTGGTTCTCTACGATTAATTATAAGAAACAAATGCCGCGTATCGTTTGGTATGGTGATGCACAGGAAAGCCGTATATATTTCTTATATTTTCTTATTATGCTCGGTTGTGATGTGCTTTATTATCACCCCGAAGGAAAAGATGGATTTGAAAATATTGATGAAGAGGGAAGAACTTTTGTTGTATCTCATCCGGGTCGCATTTCGCTTGAACCATTCCCTGATCGTCGACGTGAGCGTGTTGCAACAGTAGCGTATCAAGCTTCGAAAGAAATTGAACAAGTACTTCACCACGATAATTCACTATTATATAAACCGTGGCAATTTCGTTCGTATACACCTGTAGCACGTACGTTAAAAACGACATATGATGAACTCTTTTTAATTACGAAAGAAAAGGCATTTGTACGTCCAACATTCTTTGTTGAAAATAAACATATTTATATTCCTTCTTTATTTGCGAAAATATCAGGCGTTTCAAAGAATGATAAAGAATATTTTCAACGATTAAAGGTTGTTACATCATTTGATAACAGTTTATTAATTAATACATTCCCATTTACGAAAGAGCAAAAAGCAAATTTCCAATATCATTATCGAGATGCATTGGACCGAGCTGGGAAATTACATCCTGATCTAATTATGAATAGCCATTGGTGGCCGCATAAGCGTTTACCGGAAGGTTTACAACATGGGATTGCAGAGGCGATTATCCATACGTGCGAAAGTGAAATATGCAAACCAATTGCGAAAGAAACGAAACAAGATGTAGCACTGTATGTTTTCGCACAACTTTCTCAAATACCACCTAATATTTTAGAACAGCTTGAGAAATTTGATTATTCACAAGATGTACCGAAAATTGTTATATTTAATAATGAGAAGAGTGGAGAATTAACTCGTTCTGACGCTGTTTTATTACTATTTTTGAATCAAATTGGAGTAGATGTATTCCATTTCAATCCCACGGGCAGAAACGATATTGAACCGTATGTTGAAGCAGGAGCATTCGATTCCCATTGGCTTGAAGAAGTTAATTTCGATCTTGAGTTTCATGGCTCATCAGCCTATAAAAATTTATCACAAACAATAAAAGGACTATTTCGTCCATTTTTATAA